The following are from one region of the Methanospirillum hungatei genome:
- a CDS encoding GyrI-like domain-containing protein, whose translation MAVPVTGRLPEQILGITIRALPGGMFTSVIHKGPYQDVHESWGKLYE comes from the coding sequence ATTGCCGTTCCAGTTACCGGGAGATTACCTGAACAGATTCTGGGTATTACCATTAGGGCCCTACCAGGAGGAATGTTTACATCAGTAATACACAAAGGTCCATACCAGGATGTTCATGAATCATGGGGAAAACTCTATGAATGA
- a CDS encoding APC family permease produces the protein MIHPTERSSLRLHHIVALYIGSVLGCGVLILPGLSAEIAGPGSLLSWIFIIVLAFPMALTMGLLSARFPNDGGVSYFVTLAFNEQVGALVGWFFLVSGIIGVPILALTGAGYIAAAYGLSEFWRIVIAVSIILAGLFLNYIGMRISSQVQIAVVLGTICILVGAFIGSYRTVELSHFTPFIPNGWMSIGYAATLLFWSYIGWEAVTHIAEEIEDPKRDVVRGTIIASIIIGSLYLLTAYVVVGTHMYGPGISDVSLVHLIEGSFGQYGMILTGLTGLFVCLAPSISYIGAASRLGYSLAVTGYAPSFLARLSERYYTHIGGLIFLAGCFSFIFIIYSTGLLSLAFLIQLPNSTFILTYIGGCAAGMVLLKDNRYAVFLSALSLILTSCILLFVSWAIFFPIGIILIWGIFLIRNRKRMGDPKRTM, from the coding sequence ATGATCCACCCGACAGAGCGATCATCTCTTCGTCTCCATCATATCGTTGCGTTATATATCGGTTCAGTTTTGGGATGTGGTGTACTCATTCTTCCAGGTCTTTCAGCAGAGATAGCGGGCCCAGGATCTCTTCTCTCGTGGATTTTCATCATCGTTCTTGCATTTCCTATGGCTCTCACCATGGGTCTACTTTCTGCCCGGTTTCCAAATGACGGCGGGGTTTCATATTTCGTCACCCTTGCATTTAATGAGCAGGTAGGAGCACTGGTTGGATGGTTTTTCCTGGTATCAGGAATCATCGGTGTCCCAATCCTTGCATTAACCGGGGCAGGATATATTGCTGCTGCATATGGCCTTTCAGAATTCTGGAGAATTGTCATTGCAGTATCAATAATTCTGGCTGGGTTATTCCTCAATTATATCGGAATGCGTATCAGCAGTCAGGTACAGATAGCTGTCGTACTTGGCACCATCTGTATTCTGGTAGGTGCATTTATTGGGAGTTACCGGACCGTGGAACTGTCACATTTTACTCCGTTCATCCCAAATGGCTGGATGAGTATCGGGTATGCTGCAACCTTACTCTTCTGGAGTTATATCGGGTGGGAAGCTGTGACTCATATTGCCGAAGAAATTGAAGATCCGAAACGGGACGTTGTCAGGGGAACCATTATCGCATCAATTATAATCGGAAGTCTGTACCTTCTCACAGCATATGTTGTCGTTGGCACTCATATGTATGGACCTGGGATATCAGATGTATCACTGGTGCATCTCATCGAAGGATCATTTGGACAGTATGGAATGATCCTGACCGGATTAACGGGATTATTTGTATGTCTGGCACCGTCGATATCATATATTGGTGCTGCCTCTCGTCTTGGATATTCTCTTGCCGTCACTGGATATGCTCCGTCATTTCTTGCACGGTTATCCGAACGATATTACACTCACATCGGGGGGCTCATCTTTCTAGCCGGATGTTTCTCATTCATTTTCATCATTTACAGCACCGGTCTTCTCTCTCTTGCATTTCTTATTCAACTTCCGAACTCTACGTTTATCCTTACATATATAGGTGGATGTGCAGCAGGGATGGTGTTGCTGAAAGATAACCGGTATGCAGTATTTCTAAGTGCACTATCACTCATACTAACATCATGTATCCTGCTTTTTGTATCATGGGCGATATTTTTTCCCATTGGAATTATCCTCATCTGGGGTATTTTCCTGATTAGAAACCGAAAGAGAATGGGAGATCCAAAGAGAACTATGTGA
- a CDS encoding cache domain-containing protein, translated as MKWMTGKIGSMIILLLFLVLFCFYASAQNISDITDPINNGENNNLSLKIPNTSKEIKEYVDAAAEWAQKQEKLIALKEFNNKLGKFVQKDIYVYALDYSGIALALPFQPEMVGENFTPIVDASGKPYTKVEIALAEQGGGYILYHYPYPTGEQQSTLKISYVRPVDETYWIGAGMYTDEDYILTPKLQQFVQSAKKFVTENGKKTALAMFNDLNGSFIQDDLYIFAYDYNGTVLAWPYRKDQIGVNRINATDIVGLQHVKAFLAKAKSGGGITDYYSVNPFSNLTDLKISYVQDIDGTWMIGAGEYIEPGEIILRK; from the coding sequence ATGAAATGGATGACAGGAAAAATCGGTTCTATGATAATATTGCTTTTATTTCTTGTATTGTTTTGTTTTTATGCATCTGCTCAAAACATATCAGATATTACCGACCCAATCAATAATGGAGAAAATAATAATCTATCCCTGAAAATTCCGAACACCTCCAAAGAAATAAAGGAATATGTTGATGCTGCTGCAGAATGGGCACAAAAACAAGAAAAATTAATTGCATTGAAGGAATTTAACAATAAATTGGGCAAATTTGTTCAAAAGGATATTTATGTATATGCTCTTGATTATTCGGGCATTGCACTTGCACTACCTTTTCAGCCAGAAATGGTCGGTGAAAATTTCACTCCGATAGTAGATGCATCAGGAAAACCATATACTAAAGTTGAGATTGCTCTTGCAGAGCAGGGTGGAGGATACATCCTATATCATTATCCCTATCCCACCGGTGAACAACAAAGCACATTAAAAATCAGCTATGTTCGTCCAGTGGATGAGACATACTGGATAGGAGCCGGGATGTATACTGATGAAGATTATATCCTTACCCCAAAATTGCAACAATTTGTTCAAAGTGCAAAAAAATTTGTTACAGAGAATGGCAAGAAGACTGCTCTAGCCATGTTTAACGACTTAAATGGCTCATTTATTCAGGACGATCTCTACATTTTTGCATATGATTATAATGGAACGGTTCTTGCCTGGCCTTATCGCAAGGATCAGATCGGGGTAAACCGTATTAATGCCACCGATATCGTAGGACTTCAGCATGTAAAGGCATTTCTCGCAAAAGCAAAATCGGGTGGAGGAATAACCGATTATTATTCCGTGAATCCATTTTCCAATCTCACTGATCTGAAGATTAGTTATGTGCAGGATATTGATGGCACATGGATGATAGGTGCAGGAGAATACATTGAACCAGGGGAAATAATCCTGCGGAAATAA
- a CDS encoding PAS domain S-box protein, translated as MTHLSLRTKILLSILIPFFIALLILTISGFSVIDTGVKKIVSDQQVSIAELIASRMNDNLEKYARLLHSFFPPPHKKINELILNQTIKEFEESNLNLIFDQGILLYDENGSIIIQSHGTPVVESLSPSIIYSLKTSRNYYYSSLNIKNEIQYISLFVPIFSDSDGLLYIIEGKFSPEYSIFGSMLVDVLEVRKGTTGYAILIDQSGNIIYKRFIGDLYDEGDISLIKQFSNSDQNSPSSIIFYNNISEKEEYAGYSPIPGTSWGVIAREDRDVLYRDLNYHYFLTILLIFTTICFTLFLIYLLIHSFLKPLSLLISRIRDIEKGNFDLIPVPESEDEVGVLAHRFNQMVHSLKESFEKLETAKRRYWLILDQSYDGFILIRPQSYEILETNRMAREITGFSDIEMSQLNFTSLLFEPEKSPFFDAVSEISSEGMKTELMAQLLKKDNTIITVDITLIKIRIDDKIKIQVTIRDITKKIAAENESKEKTKELNRFFSLNLDLLAILDIERRFKRLNPEWTLLTGYSTDELLSMSLSDLIHPDDRDITILRILSLKVNSYPLDTSNRIRCKDNTYRWIEWRIVRYDDLIYTAARDITERKEADEKIQSGVQMLAQTQETLATLNDQIRNPLSIIMIYTEECEEMNGKKIRDEVMRIDAIIDTLDKGWIQSDKVRRVMQKYFEEK; from the coding sequence ATGACTCATCTTTCCCTCCGGACCAAAATTTTACTCTCGATACTCATACCTTTTTTTATTGCTCTCCTTATTCTGACAATTAGTGGCTTTTCCGTTATTGATACCGGTGTTAAAAAAATCGTATCTGATCAGCAGGTGTCCATTGCAGAATTGATTGCTTCACGGATGAATGACAATTTGGAGAAATATGCTCGTTTATTACATTCTTTTTTTCCTCCCCCCCATAAAAAAATAAATGAATTAATCTTAAATCAAACCATAAAAGAATTTGAAGAGTCAAATCTGAATCTCATTTTTGATCAGGGAATTTTACTATATGATGAAAATGGATCTATCATTATACAATCACATGGAACACCTGTTGTTGAGTCATTATCTCCTTCGATTATATATTCTTTAAAAACTTCTAGAAATTATTACTATTCTTCATTGAATATTAAAAATGAGATACAATACATCTCTTTATTTGTCCCTATTTTTTCCGATTCAGACGGGTTACTATATATCATCGAAGGCAAATTTTCTCCAGAATATTCAATTTTTGGTTCGATGCTCGTTGATGTTCTCGAAGTCAGAAAAGGAACAACAGGATATGCAATACTAATTGACCAATCTGGAAATATTATTTATAAAAGGTTTATTGGGGATTTGTATGATGAGGGAGATATATCCCTTATTAAACAGTTTTCTAATTCTGACCAAAATTCTCCTTCATCTATTATTTTTTATAATAATATTTCCGAAAAGGAAGAGTATGCAGGATATAGTCCTATTCCCGGAACTAGTTGGGGAGTTATTGCGAGAGAAGACAGAGATGTACTCTATCGTGATTTAAATTATCATTATTTCTTAACTATTTTATTAATATTTACAACCATTTGTTTCACTCTTTTTTTGATATATCTGTTAATTCACTCATTTCTAAAACCGTTATCTTTATTAATTTCCCGGATTAGGGATATTGAAAAGGGGAATTTTGATCTGATACCTGTTCCAGAATCCGAAGACGAAGTAGGAGTATTGGCACACCGGTTTAATCAAATGGTCCATTCTTTAAAAGAATCATTTGAAAAATTAGAGACTGCAAAAAGACGGTACTGGTTGATTCTTGATCAATCCTATGATGGTTTCATTCTTATACGTCCCCAATCTTATGAAATATTAGAGACAAACCGGATGGCAAGAGAAATTACTGGCTTTTCTGATATCGAAATGTCTCAACTTAATTTCACATCATTACTTTTTGAACCAGAAAAATCCCCGTTTTTTGATGCTGTTTCAGAAATTTCTTCAGAGGGTATGAAAACAGAATTGATGGCTCAATTGTTGAAAAAAGATAATACAATAATTACTGTTGATATTACACTCATTAAGATTAGAATAGATGATAAAATAAAAATTCAGGTTACTATAAGAGATATTACAAAAAAAATTGCAGCAGAAAATGAAAGTAAAGAGAAAACTAAAGAATTGAATCGGTTTTTCTCGCTTAATCTAGATTTACTAGCCATATTAGATATTGAAAGGAGATTTAAACGATTGAATCCTGAATGGACCTTACTGACTGGATATTCAACGGATGAATTATTATCTATGTCTCTATCTGATTTGATTCATCCGGATGACAGAGATATTACAATTCTACGAATTCTTTCATTAAAAGTAAATTCGTATCCATTAGATACCTCCAATCGAATCAGATGTAAGGATAACACATACCGATGGATTGAATGGCGTATTGTCAGGTATGATGATCTTATTTACACTGCTGCACGTGATATCACCGAACGAAAGGAAGCTGACGAAAAAATTCAATCCGGAGTACAGATGCTTGCACAAACTCAGGAGACGTTGGCAACATTAAATGATCAAATAAGAAATCCGCTCTCTATTATCATGATATATACTGAAGAATGTGAGGAAATGAACGGGAAAAAAATCAGGGATGAAGTCATGAGAATTGATGCAATTATTGACACACTGGATAAAGGGTGGATCCAATCTGATAAAGTGAGAAGAGTGATGCAAAAATATTTTGAAGAAAAATAA
- a CDS encoding glycine betaine ABC transporter substrate-binding protein, whose protein sequence is MKKILFLCLLILYTIALTLPVEGATATPIPPIKIHTGDWDSIKLTNAIAKYILEFGYGYEIRIHPTPEKTLSDDLSSGEVDVSFEVWKENHPATLERKINTGEIIDLGSIYSHASQYFIIPKWVAESHNISRLEQMKDYWYFFKDPENHHMGLFYPGLISWFVHDTNIEKLKAYGLTPFFNSITMPSGRSYEASFMKAAMNNQTIFGHYWSPSTVMGLDYWTILKEPELFEECSYNASSLNETSLLLCPFKDARVHKLVHPGLIGSAPDIISFIEKFSPGTKEISEILAYGYLHSIDDYDNLAQLYLKKYPDKWKNWIPSDKIEKISTSLNQNGEMVSK, encoded by the coding sequence ATGAAAAAGATATTATTCCTCTGTTTATTGATTTTATACACCATTGCATTGACATTGCCGGTTGAAGGAGCTACAGCAACCCCTATACCTCCAATAAAAATTCATACAGGTGACTGGGATTCAATCAAATTAACAAACGCTATTGCAAAATATATTCTGGAGTTCGGATATGGATATGAGATTAGAATACATCCAACTCCGGAGAAAACTCTGTCTGATGATCTCTCATCCGGCGAGGTTGATGTAAGTTTTGAAGTATGGAAAGAAAACCATCCTGCTACTCTTGAAAGAAAAATCAACACTGGAGAAATCATTGATTTAGGATCGATATATTCTCACGCATCTCAATATTTTATTATCCCAAAATGGGTTGCTGAGTCCCATAATATCTCAAGACTGGAACAGATGAAAGATTATTGGTACTTTTTTAAAGATCCAGAAAACCATCATATGGGTCTTTTTTATCCTGGGCTTATTTCATGGTTTGTCCATGATACGAATATTGAGAAACTTAAAGCCTATGGATTAACTCCATTTTTTAATTCCATAACTATGCCTTCTGGAAGGTCATATGAAGCATCTTTTATGAAGGCAGCAATGAATAATCAAACAATATTTGGTCATTACTGGTCACCGAGCACAGTAATGGGACTTGATTATTGGACTATCTTAAAAGAACCTGAACTATTTGAAGAATGTTCATATAATGCATCTTCATTAAATGAGACATCGCTCTTGTTATGCCCGTTTAAAGATGCACGTGTACACAAATTAGTTCATCCTGGATTAATTGGCTCTGCACCAGATATTATTTCATTTATTGAGAAATTTTCGCCAGGTACCAAAGAGATCAGTGAAATCCTCGCATATGGGTATCTCCATTCAATTGATGACTATGATAATTTGGCCCAATTATATCTAAAAAAATATCCCGATAAATGGAAAAACTGGATTCCATCAGATAAAATAGAAAAAATATCCACCTCTTTAAATCAAAACGGAGAGATGGTTTCGAAATGA
- the lon gene encoding endopeptidase La: MDLIQTEKLENKNKHYVIPLINTVIYPNIQTKILVDYATGKYLLEEIKKTSEIYPIGLTVQEQLNSSDISKSSLYTTGNLLEIISIHKTDEGYLLSIKAKSRVHIDSITQNDLGFFAEISERRDIVDIYDSEKWSVREEIRNTIHDISMNFTGSEQFTGPIDKMESIESIIGFVLPFLPVSLAEKQILLEIDSLRTRYLRFLKLLIDCKENIHFRIELTKKVSEKSARINRETMLREQMKAIEEELNEINGAESGDSGYQERINRSSMPDDVKKRANTEVKKLEINGSQSHESPIIRNYLDLLLDLPWVLNEKKSIDIQKTRNILNCNHFGLNKVKNRIIEHLAVLKLKQEKQGSILLLVGPPGTGKTSLGKSIAEALGREYIRISLGGIKDESEIRGHRRTYVGALPGRIIQGIRRAGTKNPVFVLDEIDKLGVSYSGDPASALLEVLDPEQNNSFSDHYLELPYDLSDVFFIATANTTSTIPPPLLDRLEVIEISSYTKQEMFFIGKEHLVPKSLSEHGLHNEKITIEDATLRLIIDKYTHEAGVRGLKKQLDQISRYISEKIVSEKWNLPCKITPDMLHDILGKEIRRHECAKKIAVPGVATGLAWTPIGGDILFIEATFMPGTGKLTLTGQLGEVMKESANISMSLIRSRFAHTTPHIDFMNRDVHIHVPSGSTPKDGPSAGITLFTALASLITGKPVDTRLALTGEITLSGSVLPVGGIKEKILAAHRAGITKIILPKENSVDLEEIPLDVLQELTFVMVESIDEVLDETLDISLLPPNLPSSMNQSVSAFNLI, translated from the coding sequence ATGGATTTAATTCAAACAGAAAAACTGGAAAATAAAAACAAACATTATGTTATTCCCCTCATTAATACGGTAATTTATCCAAACATCCAAACCAAAATTCTTGTCGATTATGCAACCGGTAAATATCTTTTAGAGGAGATCAAAAAAACCAGTGAGATTTATCCAATAGGTCTGACAGTTCAGGAACAATTAAATTCTTCGGACATCTCTAAAAGTTCACTTTATACAACAGGAAATCTTTTAGAGATTATAAGTATTCATAAAACAGATGAGGGATACCTACTAAGTATAAAAGCAAAATCAAGAGTTCATATAGATTCTATTACCCAAAATGATTTAGGATTTTTTGCAGAAATCTCTGAAAGAAGAGATATTGTTGACATATATGACTCAGAAAAATGGTCTGTACGAGAAGAGATACGAAATACAATACATGATATCAGCATGAATTTTACTGGGTCAGAACAATTCACCGGCCCAATTGATAAGATGGAATCAATAGAAAGTATCATCGGTTTTGTTTTGCCATTCCTTCCGGTTTCTCTTGCAGAAAAACAAATTCTTCTAGAGATTGATTCACTCCGTACAAGGTATTTAAGATTTCTCAAATTGCTGATAGATTGTAAAGAAAATATTCATTTCCGGATAGAATTAACAAAAAAAGTTTCAGAGAAATCAGCCAGAATTAACCGCGAAACTATGTTACGGGAGCAGATGAAGGCTATTGAAGAAGAACTTAATGAGATTAATGGCGCTGAATCAGGAGATAGTGGTTATCAAGAGAGAATTAACCGTTCATCAATGCCTGATGATGTCAAAAAAAGAGCGAACACTGAAGTAAAAAAATTGGAAATAAATGGTTCTCAAAGCCATGAAAGTCCAATAATTCGGAATTATCTTGACCTTCTACTAGATTTGCCCTGGGTTTTGAATGAGAAGAAATCTATTGACATTCAAAAAACCAGAAATATTCTAAATTGTAATCATTTTGGACTGAACAAAGTAAAAAACCGAATTATTGAACATCTTGCAGTCTTGAAATTAAAACAGGAAAAACAAGGATCTATTCTGTTATTAGTAGGACCACCAGGAACTGGTAAAACTAGCCTTGGGAAAAGTATAGCAGAGGCTCTTGGAAGAGAATACATTAGGATAAGTCTTGGAGGAATCAAAGATGAATCAGAAATACGTGGACATAGAAGAACCTATGTTGGAGCACTTCCAGGAAGAATTATTCAAGGTATCAGACGAGCAGGGACAAAAAATCCTGTTTTTGTTTTAGATGAGATTGATAAACTGGGTGTATCTTATTCAGGAGATCCGGCAAGTGCACTTCTTGAAGTTTTGGATCCTGAGCAAAACAATAGCTTCTCAGATCATTATCTTGAATTGCCCTACGATCTTTCAGACGTATTCTTTATTGCTACAGCAAATACTACATCAACAATACCACCACCATTACTTGATCGGCTGGAAGTAATAGAAATATCCAGTTATACAAAACAAGAGATGTTCTTTATTGGAAAAGAACATTTAGTCCCTAAATCGTTATCTGAACATGGTCTGCATAATGAAAAAATTACTATTGAAGATGCTACTTTACGGTTAATAATTGATAAATATACTCATGAAGCAGGAGTAAGAGGACTTAAAAAACAACTTGACCAAATCTCCAGATATATTTCTGAGAAAATTGTATCAGAAAAATGGAATCTTCCATGCAAAATTACTCCAGATATGTTGCACGATATTTTGGGAAAAGAAATTCGCAGGCATGAATGTGCAAAGAAAATCGCCGTACCAGGAGTCGCAACCGGATTGGCATGGACTCCTATAGGTGGTGATATACTCTTTATTGAAGCAACATTTATGCCAGGGACAGGAAAATTAACCCTTACAGGTCAATTAGGTGAAGTCATGAAAGAATCGGCAAACATTTCCATGAGTCTGATACGATCCCGATTCGCACATACAACTCCTCATATTGACTTTATGAATCGTGATGTTCATATTCATGTTCCATCAGGTTCTACCCCTAAAGATGGCCCATCTGCAGGAATTACTCTCTTCACTGCTCTGGCCTCATTAATTACTGGAAAACCTGTAGATACAAGACTTGCTTTAACTGGTGAGATTACTTTAAGTGGTTCTGTATTACCGGTCGGGGGTATTAAAGAAAAAATCCTAGCTGCTCACCGGGCTGGAATAACTAAAATTATTCTGCCTAAAGAGAATTCGGTAGACCTTGAAGAAATACCATTAGATGTCTTACAAGAATTAACTTTTGTCATGGTAGAGTCTATTGACGAAGTTTTAGATGAGACGTTGGATATCTCGTTATTACCACCCAATCTTCCTTCTTCTATGAATCAATCGGTTTCTGCATTTAATCTCATCTAA
- a CDS encoding HAMP domain-containing methyl-accepting chemotaxis protein — translation MFLDNIQMKKKLIGGFLCIVILALIIAIIGYISMGDMAGKAQIMYDDNLVSLDQLLTADNSFLNIRINIYKTVFAKDERVDKFAEIDQEIANIKDKVNLYRVRATSQEEQANLEKFDTNWPIFEQTLRTIISDMTAGREEAALAGIYSDDFAIPRDDAQTALDNLEAYNQEQARILKNEITQQFENSSLLFFIIGFLTLVFGIGLAVILTKSITQPLSQTVHMIREMGMGHLGNRLNMSRRDEIGEMAESMDAFAENLQTNVIGTIHKIAKGEKIKNVMIMDEHDEIGPALRDTVNTISHLIDETNNLVFAAQEGNLSIRGDESLFQGGYQDIIAGFNKTLENILIPLHEAMKLAKKYATGDFSSRFSSSIVVKGDFIPFKDAMDTIGIETGKAISAVNKEIEALQTNMEETNASSEEISSGTHVLAQNATQVSDLSDKSSQGIMQILQAMNDLASAVSSVASETTDVAGLTQKTNELSVEGTRLVERTDEGMTSIKNSFEETNQVVKEIDAQMGEIGSIVEVIGGIADQTNLLALNAAIEAARAGDAGLGFAVVANEVKTLAEESRVSAEKIGGLIDILQRKSKNVTSSMNKSLGDVESGDYAVKEMMKIFTQIAESIENASRRVSDVAANTQEQAASVEEITASVHELEKIATESSQEALSASSATEQISSSIDLVTKAITEANISIQKISTEMGKFSL, via the coding sequence ATGTTTTTAGATAACATCCAGATGAAGAAAAAATTAATTGGTGGGTTTTTGTGTATAGTCATTCTTGCCCTTATTATAGCCATAATAGGTTATATTTCAATGGGGGATATGGCTGGAAAAGCTCAAATTATGTATGATGATAACTTAGTTTCTTTAGATCAATTATTAACCGCAGATAATAGTTTTCTCAATATCCGGATTAATATTTACAAAACTGTTTTTGCAAAAGACGAACGTGTTGATAAATTTGCAGAGATAGATCAGGAAATTGCGAATATTAAAGATAAAGTAAACCTGTATCGAGTACGTGCTACTTCACAAGAAGAACAGGCCAATTTAGAAAAATTTGATACAAATTGGCCTATTTTTGAGCAAACACTTCGAACGATTATTTCCGATATGACTGCCGGACGAGAAGAAGCAGCTCTAGCGGGGATTTATAGTGATGATTTTGCTATTCCACGAGATGATGCTCAAACTGCTCTGGATAATCTTGAAGCGTATAATCAAGAACAGGCACGAATTCTTAAAAATGAAATTACCCAGCAATTTGAAAATTCATCATTGCTCTTCTTCATTATCGGATTTTTAACACTTGTATTCGGAATTGGGCTTGCAGTAATTCTTACGAAGAGTATTACTCAACCATTATCTCAAACAGTCCATATGATCCGTGAAATGGGAATGGGTCACCTCGGAAACAGACTAAATATGTCAAGAAGGGATGAAATTGGTGAGATGGCTGAATCCATGGATGCATTTGCTGAAAATTTACAGACAAATGTAATTGGAACAATCCATAAGATTGCGAAGGGAGAAAAGATAAAAAATGTAATGATAATGGATGAACATGACGAAATAGGTCCGGCCCTTCGCGATACGGTAAATACAATATCACATCTCATTGATGAAACAAATAACCTAGTCTTTGCTGCACAAGAAGGAAACCTTTCCATTAGAGGAGATGAATCTTTATTCCAGGGAGGATATCAGGATATAATTGCCGGATTTAACAAAACCTTAGAGAATATTCTTATTCCTCTTCATGAAGCAATGAAATTAGCGAAAAAGTATGCTACTGGAGATTTTTCTTCCCGGTTTTCTTCTTCTATTGTAGTCAAGGGAGATTTTATCCCATTCAAAGATGCGATGGACACTATCGGTATTGAGACAGGTAAGGCAATTTCAGCAGTTAATAAGGAGATTGAAGCACTGCAGACAAATATGGAGGAAACAAATGCAAGTTCTGAAGAAATATCATCAGGAACTCATGTTCTGGCACAAAATGCCACGCAGGTCAGTGATTTATCTGATAAATCATCCCAAGGAATTATGCAGATTCTTCAGGCTATGAATGATCTTGCATCCGCTGTTTCATCTGTTGCATCCGAGACAACCGATGTTGCAGGTCTTACTCAGAAAACCAATGAGTTATCTGTTGAAGGGACTAGACTGGTAGAACGAACTGATGAGGGAATGACCAGTATTAAGAATTCATTTGAAGAAACGAACCAAGTTGTCAAAGAAATTGATGCTCAAATGGGTGAAATCGGTTCCATTGTAGAAGTAATTGGTGGTATTGCTGACCAAACAAATTTACTCGCATTAAATGCAGCAATTGAAGCAGCACGGGCGGGAGATGCAGGATTAGGATTTGCAGTAGTTGCAAATGAAGTAAAAACACTCGCAGAAGAGTCACGCGTATCTGCAGAAAAAATTGGCGGTTTAATTGATATACTTCAAAGAAAGTCTAAAAATGTAACAAGTTCAATGAACAAATCTCTCGGGGATGTAGAATCCGGTGATTACGCAGTCAAAGAAATGATGAAAATATTCACTCAGATTGCAGAATCAATAGAGAATGCTTCAAGAAGAGTAAGTGATGTTGCAGCAAATACTCAGGAACAAGCAGCTTCAGTTGAGGAAATAACTGCAAGTGTTCATGAACTGGAAAAAATAGCAACAGAAAGTTCTCAAGAAGCCTTATCTGCATCAAGTGCCACCGAACAGATCAGTTCATCAATTGATCTAGTAACTAAAGCGATTACTGAAGCAAATATTTCAATACAAAAAATTTCTACCGAAATGGGAAAATTCTCTTTATAA
- a CDS encoding MarR family winged helix-turn-helix transcriptional regulator produces MKSECSCGILSECAVSDITMKQIFYLKKIDENGSLTFSKLAEITQNSKPTITEMINKLSRLDCVFREPCPHDGRIQYIRLTKKGENIARAEQYALHQVIQRLVGSLDNQEIELLIEILRKVR; encoded by the coding sequence ATGAAATCAGAGTGCTCATGTGGCATCTTATCTGAATGTGCAGTATCAGATATTACGATGAAACAAATATTCTATCTGAAAAAGATCGATGAAAATGGATCTCTTACATTCAGTAAACTTGCAGAAATCACTCAAAACTCCAAACCTACGATAACAGAAATGATAAATAAATTATCTCGGTTGGATTGTGTTTTCAGAGAGCCGTGTCCTCATGATGGCAGAATTCAGTATATTCGTTTAACAAAAAAAGGAGAAAATATCGCAAGAGCTGAACAATATGCGTTACATCAGGTCATTCAACGACTTGTGGGATCACTTGACAACCAGGAAATTGAACTTCTCATTGAAATTCTCAGAAAAGTAAGGTAA